The Heyndrickxia vini genome contains a region encoding:
- the fmt gene encoding methionyl-tRNA formyltransferase → MKKVVFMGTPDFSVPVLKRLINDGYDVIAVVTQPDRPVGRKRVLTPPPVKVEAEKYQIPVLQPEKIRNSIELQNIIEMKPDLIVTAAFGQILPKELLDAPKFGCINVHASLLPELRGGAPVHYAIIQGKKKTGITIMYMVEKLDAGDIISQVEVQISETDNVGTLFNKLSVAGAELLSETIPRLFNDEIKPISQNNELATFASNIKREQEKIDWTKSGEEIYNHIRGLNPWPVAYTTLEGSVMKVWESETIALTEQKSPGTIIQLMKDGFIVATGNLTGIKIKELQPSGKKKMTAAQFLNGAGSHLSIGTVLGESYGK, encoded by the coding sequence ATGAAAAAAGTCGTCTTTATGGGAACTCCGGATTTTTCGGTTCCTGTTTTAAAAAGATTAATAAATGATGGGTATGATGTGATAGCTGTAGTTACACAACCCGATCGCCCAGTAGGAAGGAAAAGAGTTTTAACTCCACCTCCAGTTAAAGTGGAAGCAGAAAAATACCAAATTCCTGTTTTGCAACCGGAGAAAATCCGTAATTCTATAGAGTTACAAAATATCATCGAAATGAAACCGGATTTAATCGTTACTGCAGCATTCGGACAAATCTTACCAAAAGAACTACTGGATGCTCCAAAATTCGGCTGTATTAATGTTCATGCGTCACTTCTCCCAGAACTTAGAGGGGGAGCTCCTGTTCATTATGCAATTATTCAAGGAAAAAAGAAAACCGGAATAACCATTATGTATATGGTAGAAAAACTTGATGCGGGTGATATTATTAGTCAAGTAGAAGTGCAAATTTCTGAAACTGATAATGTAGGAACACTTTTTAATAAATTAAGTGTAGCGGGAGCAGAACTATTATCTGAAACAATCCCTAGACTATTTAACGACGAAATTAAACCAATTTCTCAAAATAATGAACTAGCTACTTTTGCATCAAATATAAAAAGAGAACAGGAAAAGATCGATTGGACAAAATCCGGTGAAGAAATATACAATCATATTCGCGGGTTAAATCCGTGGCCTGTAGCCTATACAACACTTGAGGGTAGTGTTATGAAGGTATGGGAAAGTGAAACGATTGCATTAACAGAACAAAAATCACCGGGAACGATTATTCAGTTAATGAAAGATGGTTTCATCGTTGCCACTGGAAACTTAACGGGAATAAAAATCAAAGAATTGCAACCATCAGGTAAGAAAAAAATGACTGCAGCACAATTTTTAAATGGGGCGGGTTCACATCTATCAATCGGCACTGTATTAGGAGAATCATATGGGAAATAA